The following are encoded together in the Candidatus Omnitrophota bacterium genome:
- a CDS encoding small basic protein: MSIHPSLRKASKGKQQRSILKRIERVKKLVEEEAWEEDKVFKLPKIKMIRLKVKKEKLKEEATEATEAGAGAAAGGAQEGKPTQAKEKPDEKKESKKDAKKQK; encoded by the coding sequence ATGTCTATTCATCCATCTCTACGAAAGGCATCAAAAGGCAAGCAACAACGTTCTATACTTAAACGTATCGAGCGGGTTAAGAAACTTGTCGAAGAAGAAGCCTGGGAAGAGGATAAGGTGTTTAAGCTTCCTAAAATAAAAATGATAAGACTGAAGGTCAAGAAAGAAAAACTTAAGGAAGAGGCTACCGAGGCTACTGAGGCAGGGGCTGGGGCTGCAGCTGGAGGCGCCCAAGAAGGAAAACCAACACAAGCCAAAGAAAAGCCAGATGAGAAAAAAGAGTCCAAAAAGGACGCTAAAAAGCAAAAATGA
- a CDS encoding SPOR domain-containing protein translates to MKQLELFDGFHKSGGEKSFKKKTQHTNNLRILRYGLFLIIYTIVVLILGFVLGYDRAKVKRPSPSKAPEATLEKTVKEEPVRIETVATDKDIKVKDAYEIQVASLKKQSSAKTEKETLTKAGFKAYISESGEYIKVCIGPFKTEKEADKNLRALKEKYPKKYKDSFIKKIK, encoded by the coding sequence ATGAAACAGCTTGAGCTATTCGATGGTTTTCATAAATCTGGAGGAGAGAAATCTTTTAAAAAAAAGACCCAGCATACTAACAACCTGCGGATATTAAGATATGGGCTATTTCTCATAATCTATACAATTGTTGTCCTAATACTCGGCTTTGTCCTAGGCTATGATCGGGCAAAAGTAAAAAGGCCCAGTCCAAGCAAAGCTCCAGAAGCAACTTTAGAGAAGACAGTTAAAGAAGAACCTGTAAGAATAGAAACTGTGGCTACTGACAAAGACATCAAGGTTAAAGACGCCTATGAGATTCAGGTAGCTTCGCTTAAAAAGCAATCGTCTGCAAAAACAGAAAAAGAGACACTAACAAAGGCTGGATTTAAGGCCTATATTTCTGAGTCCGGAGAATATATAAAGGTTTGTATCGGCCCATTTAAAACCGAAAAAGAAGCTGATAAAAATCTAAGGGCTCTTAAAGAAAAATATCCAAAGAAATACAAAGATTCTTTTATAAAGAAAATCAAATGA
- a CDS encoding YfcE family phosphodiesterase: MKVVVISDTHIPERAEQLPTSFLEKAKDADLILHAGDLADISVLSELKKISKVVAVWGNMDSPEVKKTLKEKEIIKIEDISIGLMHGRGHPNYLIKFLTEQFRSDAVDIIIFGHSHKPMNKEIDDILFFNPGSLTDDFFSDYASFGVIEIKTGKYKAKIEKL, from the coding sequence ATGAAAGTAGTTGTAATTTCCGATACACATATACCAGAAAGGGCAGAGCAACTTCCGACTAGCTTCCTAGAAAAGGCAAAAGACGCTGATTTAATATTGCATGCCGGCGACCTAGCCGACATTTCAGTCTTAAGTGAACTTAAAAAGATCTCTAAGGTCGTGGCTGTCTGGGGCAACATGGACTCGCCTGAGGTCAAAAAAACATTAAAGGAAAAGGAAATAATTAAAATCGAAGACATCTCAATAGGATTAATGCATGGCAGGGGACATCCAAACTATCTAATAAAATTTTTAACAGAACAATTTAGGAGTGACGCCGTAGATATCATTATCTTCGGCCATTCTCATAAACCAATGAATAAAGAGATTGATGATATTCTATTCTTCAACCCGGGAAGTTTAACAGATGATTTCTTCTCAGACTATGCCTCTTTTGGTGTTATTGAGATAAAAACAGGTAAATATAAAGCTAAAATCGAAAAATTATAA
- a CDS encoding HD domain-containing protein, with protein MNTKNYLTLTKKYKTALSAIHIIARLINSTTNIKELLLRVARLACQVVKGKNCQIIISDNNQFISARINAETTKKGLYRRRKKISVPIEKKIVLSGSLILEPAFLGIPLIGDDLMGAIIVKGKTEPKKFDVVDQEILMNLGEQLVMAIKNLRLYDEQEKLLLGSVKTLVSVLNSTSPQAYTHSKNFNHILLAIAEQMHLSEQEIHALLYAGLLHDAGKIDIPTNILTKSTKLTGREFRIIKEHPLKGVKIIKPLQLLKPAIPIIQHHHEKYDGTGYPAGLKKNQIPLGARIMAVADAFEAMLVERPYRRHKMTLSAAVGEMKKFSGTQFDPKVIDALIKSLKAKKLKKYLSGRPRNHNPDKL; from the coding sequence ATGAATACAAAAAATTATTTGACCCTTACGAAAAAGTATAAAACGGCCCTTTCGGCTATTCATATAATAGCCCGTCTTATAAATTCAACAACGAATATTAAGGAGCTGCTTTTGCGCGTGGCTAGACTCGCCTGCCAAGTTGTAAAGGGCAAGAACTGCCAAATCATCATTTCTGATAATAATCAATTTATCTCTGCCAGGATCAACGCTGAAACCACAAAAAAAGGATTATATCGAAGAAGGAAAAAGATTTCAGTGCCTATCGAAAAAAAGATTGTTCTTTCTGGTTCCTTGATCCTTGAGCCAGCCTTTCTTGGAATCCCTCTTATCGGTGATGATCTGATGGGAGCAATTATCGTTAAGGGTAAAACCGAACCTAAAAAATTCGATGTGGTTGACCAAGAAATCTTAATGAACCTTGGCGAACAACTTGTAATGGCAATTAAGAATTTACGCCTTTACGATGAACAAGAAAAGCTCCTTTTAGGAAGCGTCAAAACATTAGTCTCGGTCTTAAACTCTACAAGCCCCCAGGCCTATACGCACTCTAAGAATTTTAATCATATATTATTGGCAATTGCAGAACAGATGCATTTGTCTGAGCAAGAAATTCATGCCTTACTTTACGCCGGACTTCTTCATGATGCCGGAAAAATCGATATACCGACAAATATCTTAACTAAATCAACTAAACTAACGGGTAGGGAATTTCGCATAATAAAGGAGCATCCCTTAAAGGGCGTTAAAATTATCAAGCCACTCCAGCTTCTTAAGCCCGCAATACCAATAATCCAGCATCATCATGAAAAATATGATGGCACAGGATATCCTGCGGGACTAAAGAAAAACCAGATCCCCTTAGGTGCAAGAATTATGGCAGTTGCTGATGCCTTTGAGGCAATGCTAGTGGAAAGACCTTATCGTCGTCATAAAATGACCCTATCAGCTGCAGTAGGCGAAATGAAGAAATTTTCCGGCACGCAATTCGATCCTAAAGTAATTGATGCCTTGATTAAAAGCCTGAAGGCAAAAAAATTAAAAAAATATTTATCAGGCCGTCCCCGTAATCATAATCCGGATAAACTTTAG
- a CDS encoding SH3 domain-containing protein translates to MKRIILFIFSFIILFSLSAVYAQSNQEDTHFPFIGRIKAERVNVRSGPHLNFETLGKVKKGQDITVVGEKQDWYKVRVPSNFSVFVDYKFVQKRTEPVGVVKGKRVNVRAKPNLKATLLGQLNKGEIVTIRGQNNEWLKIAPTPNCFAWIKAEFVNYIRAGLAKEPADEIELVKKPEPKVEKASSGCKKCGQKRKETPTAKGIVEDSGRLLNKRSLAKLIDKNNEIEYFLDADKKLLDTYGNSRVAVWGEVIKDKDYPAPIIKVEKIILLE, encoded by the coding sequence ATGAAAAGAATAATATTATTTATATTTAGTTTTATCATTCTTTTTAGCTTATCAGCTGTCTATGCTCAATCCAATCAAGAAGATACGCATTTTCCTTTTATTGGCAGGATAAAAGCAGAAAGGGTTAATGTTCGCTCTGGTCCGCATCTAAACTTTGAAACCCTGGGTAAGGTAAAAAAAGGACAAGATATTACCGTGGTAGGAGAAAAACAGGATTGGTATAAGGTTAGAGTACCAAGCAATTTTTCAGTGTTTGTTGACTATAAATTTGTCCAAAAACGCACTGAGCCTGTTGGGGTTGTTAAGGGTAAAAGAGTAAATGTCAGGGCAAAGCCAAACTTAAAGGCTACGCTCCTAGGACAACTTAACAAAGGAGAGATAGTTACAATTAGAGGCCAAAATAATGAATGGCTAAAGATTGCACCCACACCAAACTGTTTTGCCTGGATAAAGGCAGAATTCGTCAATTACATTCGAGCCGGACTCGCCAAAGAACCAGCAGACGAAATAGAGCTTGTTAAAAAACCTGAGCCTAAGGTAGAGAAGGCATCCTCTGGTTGTAAAAAGTGCGGCCAGAAAAGAAAAGAAACTCCTACGGCAAAAGGCATAGTTGAAGATTCCGGAAGACTATTAAACAAGCGCTCCTTGGCCAAACTCATTGATAAGAATAATGAAATTGAATACTTCCTAGATGCTGATAAGAAATTACTAGACACCTATGGCAATTCCAGAGTAGCTGTGTGGGGAGAAGTAATAAAAGATAAGGATTACCCTGCCCCGATAATAAAGGTAGAAAAAATAATCTTGTTAGAGTAG
- a CDS encoding HIT domain-containing protein, which translates to MENLWAPWRMDYIKPKRKQSGCLLCRIARDKSHDRKNLVFLRTKAAFCVLNKFPYSNGHIMICPNAHKRHLRQLNKEEILQLSSLVIQTQDLLHKVLRPAGYNIGINLGSHAGAGIDKHLHIHLVPRWRGDTNFMPVISKTKVIPQSLDSLFKKLKKR; encoded by the coding sequence ATGGAAAATTTATGGGCGCCCTGGCGCATGGACTACATTAAGCCAAAAAGAAAACAAAGCGGCTGTCTACTTTGTAGAATCGCAAGGGATAAATCGCACGATAGGAAAAATTTGGTATTCTTACGTACAAAGGCAGCTTTTTGCGTGCTTAATAAATTTCCCTACAGCAATGGCCATATAATGATATGTCCTAATGCCCATAAAAGACACCTAAGACAGTTAAACAAAGAAGAAATCCTACAGCTAAGCAGCTTAGTAATTCAAACTCAAGACTTGTTACATAAGGTATTAAGGCCTGCAGGCTATAATATCGGAATTAATCTTGGTAGCCACGCAGGTGCAGGTATTGATAAACATTTACACATTCATCTTGTTCCGCGCTGGAGAGGGGATACGAACTTTATGCCTGTTATTTCAAAGACCAAGGTTATCCCTCAATCTCTAGATAGCCTTTTTAAGAAACTTAAAAAAAGATGA
- a CDS encoding deoxyguanosinetriphosphate triphosphohydrolase has translation MSKLSNETLIASSDSTLAAYASKNQASRGRIYKEPEHAYRTIYQRDRDRIIHSASFRRLEYKTQVFVNHEGDYYRTRLTHTLEVAQIGRTIAKALNLNEELVEAIALAHDLGHTPFGHAGEDTLDDLMKEEGGFNHNLQGLRVVDQLEERYPDFPGLNLSWEVREGIAKHSTIYDFPKTLSEFEPGKGPSLETQVVDAADEIAYDNHDLDDGLTSGLLKADSLRKIDFWREIEDGINKRYPEIGKELQKYQIINSLINFLVTDIINESKKRLKKFNIKNVNDAKEIKEKIITFSNEVQKKRGPLREFLFKNLYNHYRVIRMSDKAKRFIKDLFNVYLEKPQQLPIRTQEHFKNESIKRVVCDYIAGMTDRFALNEYKKLFDPYEKV, from the coding sequence ATGAGTAAACTATCTAATGAAACATTGATAGCCAGTTCTGACTCCACATTAGCAGCATATGCGTCTAAAAACCAAGCAAGTCGTGGCAGAATCTATAAAGAGCCAGAACATGCATATAGAACAATATATCAGCGTGATAGAGACAGGATTATCCACTCTGCCTCGTTTAGAAGACTAGAATATAAAACGCAGGTTTTTGTAAATCACGAAGGTGATTACTATCGCACAAGGCTTACGCATACCTTAGAGGTTGCTCAAATAGGTCGCACTATCGCAAAGGCGCTTAATCTTAATGAAGAGCTGGTTGAGGCCATAGCCTTAGCCCATGACCTTGGACACACCCCTTTTGGTCATGCTGGCGAAGATACCTTAGATGATTTAATGAAGGAAGAAGGTGGTTTTAACCATAATCTGCAAGGATTGCGCGTCGTAGATCAGCTAGAAGAAAGATATCCTGATTTTCCCGGCCTGAATTTGAGTTGGGAAGTCAGAGAAGGTATTGCCAAGCATTCAACCATCTATGACTTTCCTAAGACCCTATCAGAGTTTGAGCCAGGCAAGGGTCCTAGTCTAGAAACTCAGGTTGTTGATGCGGCTGATGAAATTGCCTATGATAATCATGATTTAGATGATGGCCTGACCTCAGGACTATTAAAGGCAGACTCATTAAGGAAGATTGATTTCTGGCGGGAGATTGAAGACGGAATCAATAAGCGCTATCCTGAAATCGGAAAAGAATTACAAAAATACCAGATAATTAATTCTTTGATAAATTTCCTTGTTACTGATATAATAAACGAATCAAAAAAGAGGCTTAAAAAATTCAATATAAAAAATGTTAATGACGCAAAAGAAATCAAGGAAAAAATTATTACCTTTAGTAACGAAGTTCAAAAGAAGAGAGGACCATTGAGAGAATTCCTGTTTAAGAATTTATATAATCATTATCGGGTTATACGCATGTCAGATAAAGCAAAACGTTTTATAAAGGACTTATTTAACGTCTACCTAGAGAAACCTCAACAATTACCAATCAGGACTCAGGAACATTTTAAGAATGAATCTATTAAAAGAGTTGTCTGTGATTATATCGCAGGAATGACTGACAGGTTCGCGCTAAATGAATACAAAAAATTATTTGACCCTTACGAAAAAGTATAA